Below is a genomic region from Pseudomonas sp. JQ170C.
CCGGAGATCACGCCGTACTTGTTGGTTTCCTGCGGATCGACTTCCTGGATGGCGACGATCGAGCAGCGGAACTGGTTGTACAGCTTGACCATCTGCTGCAGAACACCGTCACCTTCGAGGTTGACGCACAGGTCGTCAGCCAGCACGACCGCGAACGGCTCGTCGCCGATCAGCGGGCGGCCAGTCAGGATGGCGTGGCCCAAGCCTTTCATTTCGGTCTGGCGGGTGTAGGAGAACGAGCACTCGTCGAGCAGGCGACGGATACCGACCAGGTACTTCTCTTTGTCGGTGCCCTTGATCTGGTTTTCCAGCTCATAGCTGATGTCGAAGTGGTCTTCCAGGGCGCGCTTGCCGCGGCCGGTAACGATGGAAATCTCGTTCAATCCAGCTTCCAGCGCTTCTTCAACGCCGTACTGGATCAGTGGCTTGTTCACCACCGGCAGCATTTCCTTGGGCATGGCTTTGGTAGCAGGCAGGAAGCGGGTGCCGTAACCGGCTGCCGGGAACAAGCATTTCTTGATCATAAACGTCCTTAACAAGGGCTTTGCGTACGAAATTCGGCGCAGTCTAATCAGGCGGCAGTCACCTTACAATGCCCTGCCACCGGGCGACCGATGCCATGATAGAGAAATCCTAGTGTAGATAGTTCCCCCGGATCATAAATATTGCGCCCATCGAAGACCACGGGCATGCGCATCAGGCCGCGCAAGCGGACGAAATCCGGCTGGCGATACTGCTTCCACTCGGTTACCAGCACCAGGGCATCGGCGCCTTCGGCGCACCCGTAGGGGTTGCCCGACAAACGCAGGCGACCACTGGCCACGGCCTCGGGATAGCGCTGGGCCGCAGCCTCCAGGGCCGCAGGGTCAGTGGCCTGGACCCGCGCCCCGGCCGCCAGCAGCGCCTCGATCAGCACCAGGCTCGGCGCTTCGCGCAGGTCATCGGTGCCCGGCTTGAACGCCAGCCCCCAGACCGCCACCACGCGTCCGTGCAAAAAGCCGCCAAAGTGCTGGGCCAGTGCCTGGAACAGCAAAGTCTTCTGCAGTGCATTGCGCGCCTGTACGGCCTCCAGAATCGCGCTGGGGTAGCCCACCGCTTGCGCGGTATGCAGCAAGGCGCGAACGTCCTTGGGGAAACAGGAGCCGCCATAACCGCAGCCGGCGTAGATGAAGTGAGTGCCGATGCGCGTATCGCTGCCGATGCCACGGCGCACCTGTTCGATGTCCACGTCCAGCTGTGCACACAGCCCGGCCAGTTCATTGATGAAGGAGATTTTCGTCGCCAGGAAGGCGTTGGCGGCGTACTTGCTGAACTCGGCCGCCCTTGGGGTCATCAGCAGTACCCGGTCATGGTTGCGCACGAACGGGCTGTACAGGCGCTGCAACAGCGCCGTGGCATCCGGGTTGTCGCAACCGAGGATGATACGGTCGGGGCGCATGAAGTCGTCGATGGCGCTGCCTTCCTTGAGAAACTCCGGGTTGCTCGCCACCGTCACGGGCAGCTTCAGCCCGCGAGCCTTGAGGCCCTGCAGGATATGCCGGGCCACCCGCTCGCAGGTACCCACCGGCACGGTCGACTTGTTGACCACAAGGCAGGGTCGGGTCAGCAGCTGTCCCAGCGCGTCGGCCACCGCCAGCACATGACCCAGATCAGCCGAGCCATCTTCCTGGCTGGGCGTCCCGACGGCGATAAAGGCCACCTTGGCCTGTGCCACGCCTATGTCCAGGGCCTCGGTAAAGCTGAGCTGACCGCTTGCCAGTTGCGCCTTGAGCAGCGCTTCAAGGCCGGGCTCATGGATCGGGCATTCGCCGCGCTGCAAGCGCGCCAGCCGTTGCCGGTCGCGTTCCACGCACACCACCTGGTTGCCCATTTCGGCAAAACAGGCCGCCGTCACCAGCCCCACATAACCCGCTCCGATTACACACAGTCGCATGGCCGCATCTCCTTGCTGGGATGCGGTCATTGCAACCAAGGGGTGTTGCACCGGCATGACGACTTGGCGTCATGCCGGTGACAAGGCGTTACTTGCCGGTGCCCTGCCCGATCAACACGCCGTCAAGCTTCTGCCCGTACAGGTTGACCCCGTCGTTGGCGTGGTACTTGAGGCGGGTCTTCTCGATCGAGCCTTCCACCAGGCGCGGGTCCTGCGGGCGTTCATGGCGGTTGATGAAGGCGGCGACGTCCCAGGCCTGCTGGTCGCTCAGGCTGCCAGGCTTGCCCAGGGGCATGTTGTACTTGATGAAGGACGCGGCGGTGTTGATCCGGTGCATGCCAGCGCCCCAGTTGTACGAGTCCTTGCCCCACAGCGGCGGCATCACGTAGTCCTTGGCGACCTTCTGACCTTCGCCATTGGCGCCGTGGCAAATCGAGCATTGCTGCTGATAGACCTGCTCGCCGCGCTTGAAGTCATAACCCTGGGCAGGTTTGGGCACCTCGGGATAACCGCGGCCCGGCGCTTCCACGCCAATCGGCGCCTTGCTCGCCAGCCAGTAGGCATACACCGACAGGGCCGTCATCTCCGGGCTGTCCGCCGCCGGTGGCGTGCCGTTCATGCTGAACTGGAAGCACCCCTGGATACGCTCGGCGAAGGTGTTGACCTTGTCGTTTTTCTTGCGGTACGCCGGGTACATGGGGTACGCGCCCCACAGGGGTGCCGAATTGCCCAGGCGCCCCTGGTCCAGGTGGCAGTTGCTGCAGTTCAGGCCGTTGCCGACCTTGTCCGGCATCAGCCGCCGGGTATCGACAAACAACGCGTGACCCTGGCGGACCATCTTGCCGTAGGCGTTGTCTGGCAGTTCACTCTCGGCAGGCGGCGCAAACCCCGGGGCGCCGCTGGCAGGCGGTACCTTGATCTGCGACTGATCGTCCATGGCTATCGGTGCGGCGTGGGCAGTGCCCAAGGCCAGGGCCAGGGCCCCGAACATCAACGGTTTCATGGCTTGGCCTCCGGGCTTGCTGGGTTGGCGAAGTAGTCGGCTACCGCCTTTATTTCCTCATCGCTCATCGCCTTGGCAACACCGACCATCAACTGGTTCGGGTCGTTGCTGCGCGTGCCGTCGCGCCAGGCATTGAGTTGCGCCACCAGGTAGGCGGCCGGCTGATGCGCCAGTGGAGGAAAGTGCTCGCCAACGCCGACGCCACCCGGGCCGTGGCATTGCACGCAGCCAGGCAGCTTGCGGCTCCAGTCGCCATACAGCGCCAGCTTCTGGGTGGCATCGCCGGCCATCTGCTGGCGCCGGGTGTCGGCCACCGGGTCGCTGGGCATGGCGGCCAGGGTGCTGGCAACCGCCTGGATTTCCTCATCGCTGAGGGCCTTGGCCAGTGGCTCCATGATCGGGTTCTTGCGGGTGCCGTCACGGAAATCGTGCAGCTGTTTGCTCAAGTACCCGGCCGGCAACCCGGCCAGGCGTGGAAAACCAGCCGCCGCCATGCCCTTGCCATCGGGGCCGTGGCAACCCAGGCAGGCCATTGCGGCGGGGTTTTGCCCACCCTGGCTGAAGATTTTCTGACCGTCTGCGGCATGCGCTGCGGTGACTGAGAACAGCAATAGGCTGCTCATCAGGATTCGATCCAGTGGGATCATCACGGACTCCATTTTCTTGTTATAAGCTTAGGCTTATTAGTCATAAGCCTACAGATAGTAGGCCCATACACCGCCAGCGACAACGCTGTAGGACACAAGAAAATGGCAAATCGCCAGCTGAAACGATTAGCTCGCTACTAAATGCCGTCTAGCGGACTCAACCCGAGATGCAGTGCGTGGCGGCGGTTTTCACATCGCCCAGGCGCAGGGGGAAATTGTTCAAGCGTTCATACAGCTTGATGCTGCTGCCACCACCGCGTTCGTTGATGTCGACCAGGGCTGCAGGGCCAGCGCCAACCTTCTGCGGCACGACCAGGCGCAAGCCGTCGTGATGTTTTTCCACTTCCAGCGGACCGCGGGTCTCGGCCAGTTCCTGTTGCACGCACACGGCGTATTCCTGAGGCTTTTTGCCGGAGATCACGCTCAGGGTTTCCGGGGTGTTTTCAAGTTCCGAGACACTTGCACAACCACCCAATGTCACTGCCAGCGCTGCTACAACCCACTTCATCAAGCTACACCTCCACCACGGAAAGACAGTCTGACCACGTCCAGTCCATTTTGCTCCCTTCGTTGGCAGATTTATCGCACTGGCCGGTACGAAGGGCGCCAGCCCGACCAACGATCATGGTATCGTTTCGGTTTGCCGACAGATCCATTGCGGAGAGCAACATGAAATTCGTACACCAGCGCGAGCACCTCAACGAGGATGACATCGTCGTCATCCACTGCTCCCAGCGCTGCAATATCCGCCTGATGAACGACGCCAACTTCCGCAGCTTCAAGAATGGCGGCCGCCACACCTATCACGGCGGTGCGTTCGTCGACTTCCCGGCCAAGATCACTGTGCCCAGCACCGGATTCTGGAACATCACCATCGATACCGTCGGCCCACGCGCGCTGTCGGCCGTGACCAAGCCGACCTTCACCCACACCATCAAGATCATCCGTCGTTCGTCCTCGAAGCTGAGATAAGCCCATGAGTCAGACCATCAAGTACGTCATCAAGTACAAGCTCGACGGCGAGCGTCGTTTCGACTTCGCCCTGCTCAGCAGCGACGCGCCGGACCAGGTCCAGGCCGCGCTGGAAAAGCTCCACGGCGAAGACGCCAAGAAAATCACCGACATCAAGGTAAGCAAGGCCCTGTAATAGCCCCACCGCACAAGGAAGCCCAGGCATGAACCGTTGGCCAGATACCCGACTTCTTGACATGTTCGGCATCGAAGTGCCGATTATCCAGGCACCCATGGCCGGTTCCACCGGTTCGGCCATGGCCATTGCCGTGAGCAATGCCGGCGGCCTGGGTTCCTTACCGTGCGCAACCCTGGGCCTTGAGCAGATCCGCAGTGAACTTGAAGCGTTCAGGCAGGCCAGCAATGGCCCGCTCAACGTCAATTTTTTCTGCCATCTGCCGCCCCAGCCCGATCCGGCCCGTGACGCGGCCTGGAAGCAGGCGCTCAAACCCTACTACGAAGAACTTGGCGCCGACTTCGACGCGCCGACGCCGGTGTCCAACCGCGCCCCGTTCGATGACGCCGCGTGCCAGTTGATCGAGCAGTACAAGCCCGCCGTGGTCAGTTTTCACTTCGGCCTGCCCGAGGCGGGCCTGCTGGAGCGGGTCAAGGCTACCGGGGCCAAGGTGCTGTCCAGCGCCACCACCGTTGACGAAGCCCGCTGGCTGGAGCAGCACGGTTGCGATGCGATCATCGCCATGGGCTATGAGGCCGGCGGTCACCGCGGGATGTTCCTCAGTGGCGACCTGAACACCCAGGTCGGCACGATGGCACTCGTGCCCCAAGTGGTCGATGCCGTGACGGTGCCGGTGATCGCGGCAGGCGGCATCGGTGACCATCGCGGCATTGTTGCCGCCATGGCCCTGGGCGCCTCGGCGGTGCAACTGGGCACTGCCTATCTGCTGTGCCCGGAAGCCAAGGTGTCGGCGGCCCATCGCCAGGCACTGCTGAACGCCAAGGACAGCGACACCGCCGTGACCAACCTGTTCACCGGCCGCCCGGCCCGCGGCATCAATACCCGGATCATGCGCGAGCTGGGGCCGATGAGCGCGCTGGCACCGCACTTTCCTCTGGCAGGGGGTGCGCTGATGCCGCTACGGGCAATCAGCGAACCCAACGGCAACAGCGACTTCAGCAACCTCTGGTCTGGCCAGGCAGCGCGTCTGGGCCAAGCGTTGCCTGCCGGCGAGCTGACCCGCAGCCTGGCGCAAAAAGCCCTCGCTCAGTTACTTCGTTGAATCAGAGCTTTCCGTTTGCCGGACAATCGCTATATATTCTCGTATACAACGATTACCCCTCAGTCCGTGGAGCTGTGTTTCATGAGTACATGCGCACCTCGTTTTGCCCTGGCCGCCCTCGCCACCCTGGTGACCCTCAACAGTGCTTGGGCCGATGAAGTCCAGGTTGCTGTCGCCGCCAACTTCACAGCCCCCATCCAGGCCATCGCCAAGGATTTTGAAAAAGACACCGGGCACAAGCTGGTAGCCGCCTACGGCGCCACCGGGCAGTTCTACGCGCAGATCAAGAACGGCGCCCCGTTCGAGGTGTTTCTCGCTGCCGACGACAGCACCCCGGCCAAGCTCGAAAGCGAAGGCGACAGCGTCAAGGGTTCGCGCTTCACCTATGCCGTGGGCACCCTGGCCCTGTGGTCGGCCAAAGAGGGCTACGTCGATACCAAGGGCGAGGTCCTGAAGCAGAACCAGTTCAAGCACCTCTCCATCGCCAACCCCAAAGCCGCCCCCTATGGCCTGGCCGCCACCCAGGTGCTGGACAAGCTCAAGCTGACCGACGCCACCAAGGCCAAGATCGTCGAAGGCCAGAACATTACCCAGGCCTATCAGTTCGTCTCCACCGGCAATGCCGAGCTGGGGTTTGTCGCCCTGTCGCAGATCTACAAGGACGGCAAAGTCAGCCAGGGCTCGGCCTGGATCGTACCGGCCACCCTGCATGAGCCGATCAAGCAAGACGCGCTGATCCTCAACAAGGGCAAGGACAACCCGGCCGCCCAGGCGCTGGTCGATTACCTCAAAGGCCCGAAAGCCGCTGCGGTGATCAAGTCGTACGGCTACGAAATCTGATGCCACTGGATGCCAGCGACCTGGGTGCCATCTGGCTGACCTTGAAACTGGCCAGCCTGACCACCTTGATTCTGCTGCTGGTCGGCACCCCCATCGCCTGGTGGCTGGCGCGTACGCGCTCCTGGCTGCGCGGGCCGGTGGGGGCCGTGGTGGCGTTGCCCCTGGTGCTGCCACCCACGGTCATCGGCTTCTACCTGCTGCTGGCCCTCGGCCCGCACGGCTGGATAGGCCAGGCCACCCAGGCCATGGGGCTGGGCACCGTGGTGTTCAGCTTCACAGGCCTTGTGATCGGTTCGGTGATCTACTCGATGCCCTTTGTCGTGCAACCGCTGCAGAACGCCTTCAGCGCCATCGGTGAACGCCCGCTGGAAGTGGCCGCGACCCTGCGCGCCACGCCCTGGGACTGCTTCGTCCATGTGGTGTTGCCACTTGCCCGCCCCGGCTTCATCACCGCCAGCATCCTTGGCTTTGCCCATACCGTGGGCGAGTTCGGTGTGGTGCTGATGATCGGCGGCAATATCCCCGACAAGACCCGCGTGGTGTCGGTGCAGATCTTCGACCACGTCGAGGCCATGGAGTACGCCCAGGCGCATTGGCTAGCCGGTGCCATGCTGGTGTTCTCGTTCCTCGTGCTGCTGGCGCTGTATACCAGTCGCCGGGGCAAGTCGGCCTGGAGCTGAAGGATGAATGCAGGGATTCACGCGCGGCTCAAGGTCGCCCGCAACGATTTTGAACTGGATGTCGACCTGCAACTGCCTGGGCGGGGCATCAGTGCCCTGTTTGGCCACTCCGGTTCCGGCAAGACCACCTGCCTGCGTTGCCTGGCCGGCCTGGAGCGCGCCCCCGAGGCCTACATCGAGGTCAACGGCCAGGTATGGCAAGACTCGCAGCGCAAGCATTTTCTGGCGCCGCACCTGCGCCCGATCGGCTATGTGTTCCAGGAAGCCAGCCTGTTCCCGCACCTGTCGGTGCATGGCAACCTGACCTTCGGCTGGCGGCGCATTGAGGCAAACCAGCGCAAGGTCAGCCTGGACCAGGCCTGTGCGCTGCTGGGTATCGAGCACCTGCTCGAGCGCAAGCCCGCTACCCTGTCCGGCGGCGAAGCCCAGCGCGTGGGGATCGCCCGAGCGTTGCTCAGCAGCCCCCAGCTTTTATTGATGGACGAGCCCCTGGCGGCCCTCGATGGGCCGCGCAAGCGCGAAATCCTGCCTTACCTTGAGCGCCTGCACGACGAACTGGAGATCCCGCTGATCTACGTCAGCCATGCCCAGGATGAAGTCGCCCGTCTCGCCGATCATCTGGTGCTGCTGGAGCACGGCAAAGTCCAGGCCAGCGGCCCGATTGCCGCCACCCTCGCCCGCCTCGACCTGCCCCTGGCACGGGGCGACGATGCCGGGGTCATCATCGAAGGCCAGGTGAACAGCTACGATCCTGGATATCAATTGCTCGGCCTGCAGTTGCCCGGCAGCGCCCTGCAATTGCGCCTGACCCACGACCCCATGGCCCTCGGCACCTCGCTGCGCCTGAAGATCCAGGCCCGCGATGTCAGCCTGAGCCTGGCCCACGAGAGCCAGTCGAGCATTCTCAATCGCCTGCCGGTGCAGGTCACCGGTCACCAAGCGGCGGATAACAGCGCCCATGTACTGGTGAGCCTGGATGCCGATGGCAGCGTGCTGCTGGCGCGGATCACGCGCTATTCGGCCGACCAACTGGGCCTGCACACGGGCCAGCAATTGGTGGCGCAGATCAAGTCGGTGGCACTGCTGGGCTGATTGCGCGGTCCATAGAACACGCCCCCGTGATCGGACCCGGACCATGCCCGACATTCCCCTGCCCGACGACCTGCACTATGTCGATGACAGCCAGCCGGGCCTGCGTCGTAAAAAGCTGCGTGGGGCCTTCGTCTATGTCGATGCCGCTGGCCAGCGCATCAGCGACCCCATCACCCTGGCGCGCATCAAGGCACTGGCCATTCCCCCGGCCTACACCGAGGTGTGGATCTGCGCCGACCCGCGCGGCCACCTGCAAGCCACCGGGCGCGATGCACGAGGCCGCAAGCAGTATCGCTATCACGCGCAGTGGCGGGACTTTCGCGACAGCCACAAGTACGGCCGCATGCTGGCGTTCGCCGGCCTGCTGCCGAAACTGCGCAGCCAGCTGGACAGCCACCTGGCACGTCCCGGGCTGGACCGGGAAAAGGTCCTGGCCCTGGTGGTGAGCCTGCTCGATACCACGTTGATACGTGTGGGCAACCGCCAGTATGTCCGCGACAACCAATCATTTGGCCTGACCACCCTGCGCAATCGCCACGTCAAGGTCCAGGGCAGCGCCATACGCTTCTGCTTTCGCGGCAAGAGCGGTATCGAACACCAGGTAACCCTGCGCAACCGCCGCCTGGCCAACCTGGTCAAACGGTGCATGGACTTGCCGGGGCAGGACCTGTTCCAGTACCAGGATGAACAGGGTCAGCGCCATTGCATCGGCTCGGCCGACGTCAACGCCTTCCTGCAACAGCTGACCGGCAGCGACTTTACCGCCAAGGACTACCGCACCTGGGCGGGCAGCACCCTGGCCCTGAACCACTTGCGCAGGTTGCAGTGGCAACCGGAGCCACAGGCTCGCCAGCAAATCGTTGAAACGGTCAAGCACGTGGCCCTGCGCCTGGGCAATACACCGGCGGTGTGCCGACGTTGCTATATCCACCCGGCCTTGCTGGAGTGTTTTGCCCGGGGCGAACTGGCCAAATTGCCAACTGCGCGAAAACGCAAGGGCCTGGAGGTGGAGGAAGTTCGGCTGTTGCTATTTCTACAGGCTATTGCCCCTTGAAATCGCCTTCCGTTGACCATAGTTCTCATATCATGCAGAGAAATTTCCCATATTCGTTCAACCCCCCTATGCTTGCGGGTGTGAGCAGCGTTCGCTGCTGCAGAGCGCTCAACTGCCCCCTGGGGACCTGTTACTAAAGACTCACTACAGAATCTGTGTTCGGAGGAATTACTATCCGCCGAAAGCGTCTTTAATGAAGGAATAGAGGAACGCGTTGTGCGTGTTTCCGGCCGCTGCGGGCAAGGCCTGCGGGGCAACTAACGTTACCAAGGAGATATAAATGCTGATACTCACCCGCAAGGTTGGCGAAAGCATCGTCATCAATGACGACATCAAAGTCACCATTCTGGGCGTCAAGGGCATGCAAGTGAGGATCGGCATCGATGCACCCAAAGATGTCCAGGTGCACCGTGAGGAGATTTTCAAACGCATCCAGGCCGGCAGCCCGGCACCGGACAAAGGAGACGAGCATCACGAGTAACCCTCGCTGACTCAAGCCGCACGGATGCGCTTGACCCTGCCGAGCAAGCCCTGGCAGCGGGCCGCAATGGCCTTATGGTGATTCGGGCGCACCGACCAGCTCCTTGACCTTGGCGATCATCTTGTCGATGTCGAATGGCTTGTCGAACACTGCCACGAACAAATCGGGATTGTCTCGCCCCTCATGGGCCTGTGCACCACTCATCAAAATGACCGGCAAACCCTGCAATTGCGGTTCTTCGCGGATTTTCCTCGCCAGCTCTTCGCCATTGAGCTGCGGCATCATGTAGTCGGTGATCACCAGCTCCACGCGCTTTTCCCTCAAGAAATCCAACGCTTTCTGGCCGTTGCTGGCTGTTTCGACCACGTAACCTTCGTCCTCAAGGGCATAGCCGAGGATATCGGCGATCAAGTACTCGTCGTCGACGACCAGAATCGTGCTCATGGCAGTGCAGCCTGCAGGCTCACGCGCCCTGCACCGGCGTCGCGGAACCGGACAGCACCGCCGTGGCCTGGGTGAAGGCTTTTTTCAGATCAATACCCTGGTCACTGATGATCAGCTCCAAGAGCGCCGGGTCGTAATAGCTGTCCCTCACCTTGAGAATCGACAACAGGCGCTTGAGCTCCGAATCCAGCTCGACAAAGCGCATCAACAGCAAGTTATCGACGATGCTCGAGAGGTCTGGCGCTGGCGCATTGATTTCCGACCCGAAGATATCGCGCATTTCCCACGTTGCCATGACGCAGACGTCACGGGCGCGCAGCTCGCCAGTCAGGGCGCGGAAGAATTCGTTCAGCCTCGCAGGGTTGGTCGCCAGCCGGGTGAAGGCGCCCAGGCTGTCGATCAGCACGCGGCGAATGCCATGGGCTTGAACGTGGTGCAGCAAGCGCGCACCGACATCGTCGAGCAACCCCTCGGTGGTCGGCTGCCAGGCAATATGCAGCGCGCCACTGCGCTCCAGGGCCGCAAAATCATGGCCAAGGGCGCTGGCCTTGAGGCGCAAGCGCTGGGGTGTTTCATAGAAGCCGAAATGCAGGCCGGGGGCATCGACAGTGGAGGCTGACAGGAAGCTCACACCCAGGGATGTCTTGCCGATCCCCGAAGGCCCCATCACCAGGGTCATCGACGCGTCCGGCAAGCCACCGCCCAGCAATTCATCGAGCACCTTCACCCCGCTGCCAACCCGCCTCTGCACATCACTGCCCAGGCTGCTCGGGTGGCTGTAGAGCGCTTCCAGCCTGGGGTAGACCTGCAGGCCGTGATCGGTGATCTCGCATTCATGCAAACCCGAGAGCGCCCCGCTGCCGCGCGTCTTGCGCAGCTGGATGCGGCGGACCGAACGGCTGCCGACCAACTCCTCACCCAGTTCGATCACACCATCGACCATCGTGTGCT
It encodes:
- a CDS encoding UDP-glucose dehydrogenase family protein produces the protein MRLCVIGAGYVGLVTAACFAEMGNQVVCVERDRQRLARLQRGECPIHEPGLEALLKAQLASGQLSFTEALDIGVAQAKVAFIAVGTPSQEDGSADLGHVLAVADALGQLLTRPCLVVNKSTVPVGTCERVARHILQGLKARGLKLPVTVASNPEFLKEGSAIDDFMRPDRIILGCDNPDATALLQRLYSPFVRNHDRVLLMTPRAAEFSKYAANAFLATKISFINELAGLCAQLDVDIEQVRRGIGSDTRIGTHFIYAGCGYGGSCFPKDVRALLHTAQAVGYPSAILEAVQARNALQKTLLFQALAQHFGGFLHGRVVAVWGLAFKPGTDDLREAPSLVLIEALLAAGARVQATDPAALEAAAQRYPEAVASGRLRLSGNPYGCAEGADALVLVTEWKQYRQPDFVRLRGLMRMPVVFDGRNIYDPGELSTLGFLYHGIGRPVAGHCKVTAA
- the modC gene encoding molybdenum ABC transporter ATP-binding protein yields the protein MNAGIHARLKVARNDFELDVDLQLPGRGISALFGHSGSGKTTCLRCLAGLERAPEAYIEVNGQVWQDSQRKHFLAPHLRPIGYVFQEASLFPHLSVHGNLTFGWRRIEANQRKVSLDQACALLGIEHLLERKPATLSGGEAQRVGIARALLSSPQLLLMDEPLAALDGPRKREILPYLERLHDELEIPLIYVSHAQDEVARLADHLVLLEHGKVQASGPIAATLARLDLPLARGDDAGVIIEGQVNSYDPGYQLLGLQLPGSALQLRLTHDPMALGTSLRLKIQARDVSLSLAHESQSSILNRLPVQVTGHQAADNSAHVLVSLDADGSVLLARITRYSADQLGLHTGQQLVAQIKSVALLG
- the modA gene encoding molybdate ABC transporter substrate-binding protein, which produces MSTCAPRFALAALATLVTLNSAWADEVQVAVAANFTAPIQAIAKDFEKDTGHKLVAAYGATGQFYAQIKNGAPFEVFLAADDSTPAKLESEGDSVKGSRFTYAVGTLALWSAKEGYVDTKGEVLKQNQFKHLSIANPKAAPYGLAATQVLDKLKLTDATKAKIVEGQNITQAYQFVSTGNAELGFVALSQIYKDGKVSQGSAWIVPATLHEPIKQDALILNKGKDNPAAQALVDYLKGPKAAAVIKSYGYEI
- a CDS encoding ATPase domain-containing protein — its product is MVEQLKRLTTEISGLDALLKGGLIVGASYIVQGRPGSGKTILANQLAFNHVGQGGRVLVATLLSESHERLFQYLSTLAFFDAALIGNQIQFVSAFDTLESEGLDQVVKLLRGEINRHQATLLIVDGLLTARSRAETPLDTKKFIAELQGHAAFAGCTVVFLTSSRLDDGSPEHTMVDGVIELGEELVGSRSVRRIQLRKTRGSGALSGLHECEITDHGLQVYPRLEALYSHPSSLGSDVQRRVGSGVKVLDELLGGGLPDASMTLVMGPSGIGKTSLGVSFLSASTVDAPGLHFGFYETPQRLRLKASALGHDFAALERSGALHIAWQPTTEGLLDDVGARLLHHVQAHGIRRVLIDSLGAFTRLATNPARLNEFFRALTGELRARDVCVMATWEMRDIFGSEINAPAPDLSSIVDNLLLMRFVELDSELKRLLSILKVRDSYYDPALLELIISDQGIDLKKAFTQATAVLSGSATPVQGA
- a CDS encoding NAD(P)H-dependent flavin oxidoreductase encodes the protein MNRWPDTRLLDMFGIEVPIIQAPMAGSTGSAMAIAVSNAGGLGSLPCATLGLEQIRSELEAFRQASNGPLNVNFFCHLPPQPDPARDAAWKQALKPYYEELGADFDAPTPVSNRAPFDDAACQLIEQYKPAVVSFHFGLPEAGLLERVKATGAKVLSSATTVDEARWLEQHGCDAIIAMGYEAGGHRGMFLSGDLNTQVGTMALVPQVVDAVTVPVIAAGGIGDHRGIVAAMALGASAVQLGTAYLLCPEAKVSAAHRQALLNAKDSDTAVTNLFTGRPARGINTRIMRELGPMSALAPHFPLAGGALMPLRAISEPNGNSDFSNLWSGQAARLGQALPAGELTRSLAQKALAQLLR
- a CDS encoding DNA topoisomerase IB — protein: MPDIPLPDDLHYVDDSQPGLRRKKLRGAFVYVDAAGQRISDPITLARIKALAIPPAYTEVWICADPRGHLQATGRDARGRKQYRYHAQWRDFRDSHKYGRMLAFAGLLPKLRSQLDSHLARPGLDREKVLALVVSLLDTTLIRVGNRQYVRDNQSFGLTTLRNRHVKVQGSAIRFCFRGKSGIEHQVTLRNRRLANLVKRCMDLPGQDLFQYQDEQGQRHCIGSADVNAFLQQLTGSDFTAKDYRTWAGSTLALNHLRRLQWQPEPQARQQIVETVKHVALRLGNTPAVCRRCYIHPALLECFARGELAKLPTARKRKGLEVEEVRLLLFLQAIAP
- the csrA gene encoding carbon storage regulator CsrA, translating into MLILTRKVGESIVINDDIKVTILGVKGMQVRIGIDAPKDVQVHREEIFKRIQAGSPAPDKGDEHHE
- a CDS encoding response regulator, translating into MSTILVVDDEYLIADILGYALEDEGYVVETASNGQKALDFLREKRVELVITDYMMPQLNGEELARKIREEPQLQGLPVILMSGAQAHEGRDNPDLFVAVFDKPFDIDKMIAKVKELVGAPESP
- the galU gene encoding UTP--glucose-1-phosphate uridylyltransferase GalU, with amino-acid sequence MIKKCLFPAAGYGTRFLPATKAMPKEMLPVVNKPLIQYGVEEALEAGLNEISIVTGRGKRALEDHFDISYELENQIKGTDKEKYLVGIRRLLDECSFSYTRQTEMKGLGHAILTGRPLIGDEPFAVVLADDLCVNLEGDGVLQQMVKLYNQFRCSIVAIQEVDPQETNKYGVISGEMIRDDIYRVNSMVEKPAPEDAPSNLAIIGRYILTPDIFKLIEETEPGKGGEIQITDALMKQAQNGCVIAYKFKGKRFDCGGAEGYIEATNFCFENFYKTGKAY
- the modB gene encoding molybdate ABC transporter permease subunit, with translation MPLDASDLGAIWLTLKLASLTTLILLLVGTPIAWWLARTRSWLRGPVGAVVALPLVLPPTVIGFYLLLALGPHGWIGQATQAMGLGTVVFSFTGLVIGSVIYSMPFVVQPLQNAFSAIGERPLEVAATLRATPWDCFVHVVLPLARPGFITASILGFAHTVGEFGVVLMIGGNIPDKTRVVSVQIFDHVEAMEYAQAHWLAGAMLVFSFLVLLALYTSRRGKSAWS
- a CDS encoding DUF1883 domain-containing protein, which produces MKFVHQREHLNEDDIVVIHCSQRCNIRLMNDANFRSFKNGGRHTYHGGAFVDFPAKITVPSTGFWNITIDTVGPRALSAVTKPTFTHTIKIIRRSSSKLR
- a CDS encoding c-type cytochrome, coding for MIPLDRILMSSLLLFSVTAAHAADGQKIFSQGGQNPAAMACLGCHGPDGKGMAAAGFPRLAGLPAGYLSKQLHDFRDGTRKNPIMEPLAKALSDEEIQAVASTLAAMPSDPVADTRRQQMAGDATQKLALYGDWSRKLPGCVQCHGPGGVGVGEHFPPLAHQPAAYLVAQLNAWRDGTRSNDPNQLMVGVAKAMSDEEIKAVADYFANPASPEAKP
- a CDS encoding c-type cytochrome; protein product: MKPLMFGALALALGTAHAAPIAMDDQSQIKVPPASGAPGFAPPAESELPDNAYGKMVRQGHALFVDTRRLMPDKVGNGLNCSNCHLDQGRLGNSAPLWGAYPMYPAYRKKNDKVNTFAERIQGCFQFSMNGTPPAADSPEMTALSVYAYWLASKAPIGVEAPGRGYPEVPKPAQGYDFKRGEQVYQQQCSICHGANGEGQKVAKDYVMPPLWGKDSYNWGAGMHRINTAASFIKYNMPLGKPGSLSDQQAWDVAAFINRHERPQDPRLVEGSIEKTRLKYHANDGVNLYGQKLDGVLIGQGTGK